One genomic window of Sphingobacterium oryzagri includes the following:
- a CDS encoding glycoside hydrolase family 31 protein, giving the protein MMFFKNTIFLGMIAMLSMELPAHAQNSAPIYQKTSTGVQLTYRAVPAAPDQDIYLDFYTEQAVRVRVTPPDTKKPGKESLVLIDTVATSKIDFSVSQVGDSLLVKTSGIQVKAFLPTGTLHFYDAQGKPLLREGARNALSFQKDAYDGDSFLNIQQSFQISADEGLYGLGQHQNGVMNYNNGRRVSLLQYNTEIAVPFLLSTNNYGILWHNYSINTAGDTRPLLPLHAFKLFSHEGRQGWLTARYVNKENETEVYAERPESTIDYNYLSDQHKYPQGIQLSKSKVYYDGEFASPYAGLHYLHFKYSGYIKVYIDGELLQDRWREAWNSGTFELPVTLEKDKRHRLRIEWIPVGNESYLTLNWQRPQEAGEQRFGFHSEAGDAIDYFVFSGANMDEVISGYRQLTGKAGIMPRWSFGYWQSRERYKTQAELENVAQTFRKRRIPIDNIVQDWSYWSEKDWGSHVFDPKRFPDPDGMIDRLHQQHFKLMISVWPKINEQSAVFDEFKQHNWLYMRNIYDGRKDWIGEGYTSTFYDVYNPAARNAFWKQMNSKLFSKDVDAWWMDASEPDIHSNISVEERKAVLQPSIGSSVRYYNTFPLLNAKGIYDGQRATDSSKRVFILTRSFFAGQQRYGAAAWSGDIASTWEDMKDQISAGVNFSMSGTPYWTMDAGGFLVQRKYYEPNAADLEEWRELNSRWYQYGAFLPLFRAHGQFPAREPFAIAPEEHPAYKSMLYYIDLRYRLLAYNYSIAGQTYLNDYSMIRGLAMDFAADTAVYHINDQFMWGPSLLVNPVSQHGKRKRAVYLPKGKDWYDLYKGQHFAGGQTIEADAPYDRIPVFVPAGAIIPWGEPLQYTSEKPQDVLTLLVYEGQDGEFVLYEDAGDNYDYEKGAYSTVTCSFDNQRGVLSISDRNGTFEGMTKQRKFNVLLVGRNHPIGIDALPKKMKAVTYTGRAMTIKLR; this is encoded by the coding sequence ATGATGTTTTTTAAAAACACTATTTTCCTTGGGATGATCGCCATGCTTTCTATGGAGCTGCCTGCACATGCCCAAAACAGCGCACCGATCTATCAGAAGACCAGCACTGGTGTACAGCTAACCTATAGAGCTGTGCCGGCTGCGCCAGACCAGGATATTTACCTTGATTTCTACACCGAGCAGGCTGTTCGCGTGCGCGTTACACCGCCCGATACCAAAAAGCCTGGTAAGGAAAGTCTGGTACTTATTGATACCGTTGCTACCAGCAAAATAGATTTTTCGGTTTCGCAGGTTGGTGACAGCTTGCTGGTAAAAACTTCGGGCATACAGGTAAAAGCATTTCTTCCGACAGGAACACTACATTTTTATGACGCGCAAGGCAAACCATTACTGCGTGAAGGCGCTAGAAATGCGCTAAGCTTCCAAAAAGATGCTTACGACGGTGACAGCTTCCTGAACATCCAGCAATCTTTTCAAATCAGCGCTGATGAAGGCTTGTATGGGCTGGGACAACACCAAAACGGTGTGATGAACTACAACAACGGCCGTCGAGTTAGTTTGCTGCAATATAACACCGAAATTGCCGTACCTTTTTTGCTGTCTACCAATAACTACGGTATTTTATGGCATAACTATTCCATTAACACAGCAGGCGACACGCGGCCATTACTTCCATTGCATGCGTTTAAGCTGTTCTCTCACGAGGGCAGGCAAGGCTGGCTGACCGCCCGCTATGTAAACAAGGAAAATGAAACCGAGGTTTACGCGGAACGTCCGGAATCGACCATTGATTATAACTACCTAAGCGATCAGCATAAGTATCCACAAGGCATCCAGCTTTCAAAAAGCAAGGTGTATTACGATGGCGAGTTTGCTTCGCCTTATGCAGGTCTACACTATCTTCATTTCAAGTATTCGGGTTACATCAAAGTGTATATTGACGGAGAACTGCTGCAAGATCGCTGGCGGGAGGCCTGGAATTCGGGTACTTTCGAACTTCCCGTAACATTGGAAAAGGATAAAAGACATCGTTTACGTATTGAATGGATACCTGTAGGCAACGAAAGTTACCTGACGTTAAATTGGCAACGTCCTCAGGAAGCTGGCGAACAGCGCTTTGGCTTTCATTCCGAAGCCGGTGATGCTATTGATTACTTTGTTTTCTCTGGAGCTAATATGGATGAGGTTATTTCGGGTTACAGACAGCTAACGGGCAAAGCGGGTATTATGCCCCGTTGGAGTTTCGGTTATTGGCAAAGTCGGGAGCGTTATAAAACGCAAGCAGAATTGGAAAACGTGGCGCAAACCTTCCGTAAACGTCGCATTCCGATCGATAATATCGTTCAGGACTGGTCTTACTGGTCGGAAAAGGATTGGGGAAGCCACGTCTTCGATCCCAAACGCTTTCCTGATCCTGACGGCATGATTGACAGGCTGCATCAGCAGCACTTTAAGCTGATGATATCAGTTTGGCCAAAAATTAATGAACAGTCTGCCGTGTTTGATGAGTTTAAGCAGCATAACTGGTTGTATATGCGTAATATATACGACGGGCGAAAAGACTGGATTGGCGAAGGCTACACATCGACATTCTATGATGTGTATAATCCTGCGGCACGAAACGCCTTTTGGAAGCAGATGAATAGTAAGCTCTTTTCTAAAGACGTTGACGCCTGGTGGATGGATGCCAGCGAACCGGATATACATTCCAATATCAGTGTGGAGGAGCGAAAAGCCGTGCTTCAGCCCAGCATCGGGTCGTCAGTGCGCTACTACAATACGTTTCCGCTGCTCAATGCGAAAGGTATTTATGATGGGCAGCGTGCTACCGATAGCAGCAAACGGGTGTTTATCCTGACACGATCGTTCTTCGCCGGGCAGCAGCGTTACGGCGCAGCGGCATGGAGTGGCGATATTGCCTCTACCTGGGAAGATATGAAAGATCAGATTTCAGCAGGCGTCAACTTTTCCATGTCGGGCACGCCTTACTGGACGATGGATGCGGGCGGATTTCTTGTGCAGCGCAAATACTATGAACCGAATGCAGCGGACTTGGAAGAATGGCGTGAATTGAACAGCCGTTGGTATCAATATGGTGCATTTTTGCCCTTATTCAGAGCGCATGGGCAGTTTCCGGCAAGAGAGCCTTTTGCGATTGCGCCAGAAGAGCATCCGGCTTACAAAAGTATGTTGTACTACATCGACCTGCGCTATCGCTTACTTGCCTACAACTACAGCATCGCCGGGCAGACGTACCTGAACGACTACTCGATGATCAGAGGACTGGCGATGGATTTTGCTGCCGATACGGCAGTTTACCACATCAATGATCAATTTATGTGGGGGCCTTCACTCTTGGTAAACCCGGTAAGTCAACATGGCAAACGCAAGCGCGCTGTTTATCTTCCCAAAGGAAAAGATTGGTACGACCTGTATAAAGGACAGCATTTCGCTGGCGGCCAGACTATTGAGGCGGATGCACCTTACGACCGAATCCCGGTTTTCGTTCCTGCGGGCGCGATTATACCCTGGGGCGAACCGCTGCAATATACAAGCGAAAAACCGCAAGATGTATTGACTCTGCTCGTTTACGAAGGTCAAGATGGAGAATTTGTGCTCTATGAAGATGCGGGTGATAATTATGATTACGAAAAAGGCGCCTACAGTACGGTAACATGTTCCTTTGATAACCAGCGTGGTGTTCTTTCCATTAGCGATCGCAACGGCACATTTGAGGGAATGACCAAGCAACGCAAGTTTAATGTGCTGCTGGTGGGGCGTAACCATCCGATCGGTATCGACGCCTTACCAAAAAAGATGAAAGCAGTAACCTATACTGGGCGTGCCATGACGATAAAACTTAGATAA
- a CDS encoding hybrid sensor histidine kinase/response regulator transcription factor, whose protein sequence is MSKPCNLPIPLVLLLLFAVAKQLSAQYRYPFTHLTIEDGLHSNHINAIIQDNDHYMWFGTSTGLSKFDGKRFQVYRYDAQDSESLPGNSVQDFFQGPDASLWVKTFSGLAIYNKQKDAFIRNVDSVLLSFGLPRGPIDKLRQLTDKCYAFIYADGTAVLFDSEHRQTRKINHAAILDVISSNKRNELYIIDRSAKVTILDRERLQQKETFTMPVNVGRDVLIDYRIFLDSKERLWLYAKNFPLGVFSWHRTSKQIIHFSRHSAQHKLNSDNVSNVQEVNGEVWLGTDHGGINLIKDDQVNYLINQPFDNYTLPFNATTALYCSKDGLMWVGTYKGGASFYSKDRTYIKAFQQQLGNPNSLPFDDINCFTETTSGQLLIGTNGGGLIRYDPDRQHYTSYANRISDQSSIASNVIVSLFTDKRGSVWAGTYRGGLNRMNSDGTFTRFGDAISTNLSVWDIFEDSQGRFWIGTLSHGLYLFDVEKNTFSPFLSKTNKRLPSKYYSKIFEDSRGNIWLGTATGIEVIGRDGNISLFREGRGKSGLSNNMVADIVEDRFGRIWVATQQGVNVIEGKQVTKLNKSTGILHEVVVEFVLDKQGDVWMATEKGISKVAVRQNLNDCIFHNFTVSDGLQSISFNENAGLLLNDGSLVFGGPRGFNKFSPADADVLPKKYQIYLSSLSVAKSGQANKQPEELGETAFQLVDSSITVGYNDNSITINLTDFDYLGNNKGKFQYLIENLSADWKDLSVADFSIALPNLSPGDYLVKVRYQDSDGAFSDPVKLLNVTVLPPWWRSGWAYACYLLCIFLCLFYVRRFEKLRERTRFNLLEAERHANNMKELDEMKTRFFMNVSHEFRTPISLMLSPIAALKKEINSSAMLTYMEIIERNAKQLYNLVGQLLDFNRMDKEILQLSEQTGKLPPIIQPILDAFANLAKLRDIAFITDISASDSFYLVDQNKLEAIVNNLLSNAFKFTSPGGMVKVHVTISDLDMLSISVADSGKGIAPENSSKIFERFYQEDASNRSVAGGSGIGLAIVKDFVTLMKGQIAVESTLGQGSKFTVHIPMVRKTEVATEQIVPKLRSARQSGAKMEVVRRILVVEDNRDFAFFLQHELLQGYQLDICSSAERALERINAFHPDLILSDMRLPGMSGIALCTQVRKDERTKHIPFIIITAVAELNLQLESLQAGATDFITKPFHAETFRSKITAVIKQHDVMQRKFKRQLDIQVAKTEPEHADERFLRKATQIIESNLVNQNLTVAFLAAELHMSRVGLYKRLLTLTGGTPIEFIRNIRLKMALDLLQHSAKNVSEITYEVGFSSPKQFSKYFKALYGNVPSSYRK, encoded by the coding sequence ATGAGCAAGCCGTGTAATCTGCCTATTCCTCTTGTGTTGTTGTTGCTGTTTGCTGTAGCGAAACAGCTGTCGGCTCAATATCGCTATCCATTTACACATTTGACAATAGAAGACGGGTTGCACAGTAACCATATCAACGCCATTATTCAAGATAATGACCATTACATGTGGTTTGGTACATCAACTGGGCTTTCTAAGTTTGATGGCAAGCGGTTTCAAGTCTATCGGTATGATGCACAAGACAGCGAATCGCTACCGGGAAATAGCGTGCAAGATTTTTTTCAAGGTCCGGATGCTAGCCTGTGGGTAAAGACTTTTAGCGGCCTGGCGATTTACAACAAGCAGAAGGATGCCTTTATTCGTAATGTCGACAGCGTATTGCTATCGTTTGGATTGCCGCGCGGCCCGATTGATAAACTACGGCAGCTTACAGATAAATGCTATGCGTTTATCTATGCAGATGGCACCGCTGTGCTTTTTGATAGCGAACATCGACAAACAAGAAAGATAAACCATGCTGCTATCCTCGATGTCATTTCGTCAAACAAGCGCAACGAGTTATATATCATTGATCGATCTGCAAAAGTCACGATTCTGGATAGGGAGCGTTTGCAGCAAAAGGAAACATTTACGATGCCCGTCAATGTCGGTCGTGATGTTTTGATCGACTACCGTATATTTCTAGACAGCAAAGAACGATTGTGGCTCTATGCAAAGAATTTTCCCCTTGGCGTTTTTAGTTGGCACCGAACGAGCAAACAGATAATACATTTTAGCCGGCATAGTGCGCAACATAAATTAAACAGTGACAATGTAAGTAACGTGCAGGAAGTCAACGGCGAAGTATGGCTAGGCACGGATCATGGCGGAATAAACCTGATCAAAGATGATCAAGTTAACTACCTCATTAATCAACCTTTTGATAATTATACACTTCCCTTTAACGCCACGACGGCGCTTTATTGCAGCAAAGACGGCCTCATGTGGGTGGGCACCTACAAAGGTGGTGCAAGTTTTTACAGCAAAGACCGGACGTATATAAAAGCATTTCAACAACAACTCGGAAATCCGAATAGCCTGCCCTTTGACGATATCAACTGCTTTACAGAAACCACATCCGGGCAACTATTGATCGGGACAAACGGTGGCGGCTTGATCCGCTATGATCCTGATCGGCAACACTATACGAGCTACGCTAATCGTATTTCCGATCAATCGTCCATAGCTAGTAATGTGATTGTCAGTCTATTTACCGATAAGCGCGGATCAGTTTGGGCCGGAACCTATCGCGGAGGTTTGAATCGCATGAATAGCGATGGTACGTTCACGCGCTTTGGTGATGCCATTTCTACAAACCTCAGCGTATGGGATATTTTTGAAGACAGCCAGGGCCGATTTTGGATCGGTACATTGTCGCATGGTCTTTATCTTTTTGATGTGGAAAAGAATACATTTAGCCCTTTTTTAAGCAAAACAAACAAACGGCTTCCATCGAAATATTATTCGAAGATATTCGAAGATTCACGAGGTAATATTTGGCTGGGCACGGCCACTGGTATCGAAGTTATTGGTCGTGACGGCAACATCAGCTTGTTTCGTGAGGGGCGGGGTAAGTCGGGATTAAGCAACAATATGGTGGCTGATATCGTGGAAGACCGTTTTGGCCGAATTTGGGTCGCTACGCAGCAAGGTGTTAATGTTATCGAAGGAAAGCAGGTGACGAAGCTTAACAAAAGCACCGGTATTTTGCACGAAGTCGTCGTGGAATTCGTGCTGGATAAGCAAGGCGATGTCTGGATGGCCACCGAAAAGGGAATTTCAAAAGTTGCGGTACGGCAAAATCTCAACGACTGTATATTTCACAATTTTACGGTTTCTGACGGCCTCCAATCCATCAGTTTTAATGAAAATGCAGGATTGCTGCTAAACGACGGTTCGCTTGTTTTTGGCGGCCCGAGAGGCTTTAACAAGTTTAGCCCAGCGGATGCGGATGTTCTGCCTAAAAAATATCAGATTTATCTGAGCAGTTTATCGGTTGCGAAATCTGGCCAGGCAAATAAGCAGCCGGAAGAGCTTGGAGAGACGGCGTTTCAACTCGTAGACTCCAGTATCACGGTGGGGTATAACGATAACTCAATTACGATAAATCTGACAGATTTTGATTACTTGGGAAACAACAAAGGGAAGTTTCAATACCTGATCGAAAATCTAAGCGCGGATTGGAAAGACCTGTCCGTTGCTGATTTTTCCATAGCACTTCCGAACCTTTCGCCGGGAGATTATTTGGTTAAGGTGCGTTATCAGGATAGCGACGGTGCATTTTCTGATCCTGTCAAACTACTCAACGTAACGGTTTTGCCGCCTTGGTGGCGGTCGGGTTGGGCATATGCTTGCTATCTCCTGTGCATTTTTCTATGCCTTTTTTACGTGCGCCGATTCGAGAAACTGCGTGAGCGCACGCGGTTTAACCTGCTAGAGGCCGAGCGTCATGCCAACAACATGAAAGAGCTGGACGAAATGAAGACGCGGTTTTTTATGAATGTTAGCCACGAGTTCAGAACACCCATCAGCCTTATGCTATCCCCAATAGCCGCGCTAAAGAAAGAGATCAACTCCAGCGCCATGTTGACGTATATGGAGATTATTGAGCGAAATGCCAAACAACTGTACAACCTGGTGGGGCAATTGCTGGATTTTAACAGAATGGATAAAGAAATCCTGCAATTAAGTGAGCAAACAGGAAAACTGCCTCCTATTATACAACCTATACTAGATGCTTTTGCCAATCTGGCAAAGCTGCGGGATATTGCGTTTATAACCGACATATCGGCATCGGACAGCTTTTACCTGGTCGATCAAAATAAACTCGAAGCTATTGTAAACAATCTGCTGTCAAACGCGTTCAAATTTACTTCGCCCGGCGGTATGGTCAAGGTGCACGTCACGATCTCGGATTTGGATATGCTGTCGATTTCTGTGGCAGACAGCGGGAAGGGGATCGCTCCGGAAAACAGCAGCAAGATTTTCGAACGGTTTTACCAGGAAGATGCTTCAAATCGCAGCGTTGCCGGCGGGAGTGGTATTGGTTTAGCGATTGTCAAAGATTTTGTAACGCTGATGAAGGGACAAATAGCAGTAGAATCTACTCTAGGCCAGGGAAGTAAGTTTACGGTGCACATTCCGATGGTTCGTAAAACCGAGGTCGCGACGGAACAGATCGTGCCAAAGCTGCGATCGGCTAGACAGTCCGGCGCAAAAATGGAGGTCGTGCGCCGCATCCTGGTGGTGGAAGATAACCGTGATTTTGCTTTTTTTCTACAGCATGAACTTTTACAGGGATATCAACTGGACATATGCTCTTCAGCAGAACGGGCGTTAGAACGGATAAATGCTTTTCACCCTGACCTTATCCTATCTGATATGCGTCTGCCCGGTATGTCGGGCATTGCGCTGTGCACGCAAGTGCGGAAGGACGAAAGAACGAAGCACATCCCGTTTATCATCATTACGGCGGTAGCCGAGCTCAACCTGCAATTGGAATCGCTCCAAGCGGGAGCTACAGATTTTATTACGAAGCCCTTTCATGCCGAGACCTTCCGATCAAAGATTACAGCTGTTATCAAGCAGCATGACGTGATGCAGCGTAAATTTAAAAGACAGCTTGATATTCAAGTGGCCAAAACGGAGCCTGAGCATGCTGACGAAAGATTTTTGAGAAAGGCAACTCAAATAATCGAGTCCAATTTGGTTAATCAAAACCTGACGGTTGCGTTTCTAGCTGCAGAACTGCATATGTCTAGAGTGGGCTTGTATAAGCGCCTGTTGACGTTGACAGGTGGCACCCCTATCGAATTTATACGAAATATACGCCTCAAGATGGCGCTCGATCTGCTGCAACATTCGGCCAAGAATGTCAGCGAAATCACCTATGAAGTCGGCTTCAGTTCGCCCAAGCAATTCAGCAAATACTTCAAAGCGTTGTATGGCAATGTGCCTTCGTCTTATCGAAAATAA
- a CDS encoding ZIP family metal transporter, translating into MNPYLIILTLFSAAFLSGLAVLFVKKDSSTFLKLVLSFSGAYLFGLTILHLIPHVYQHAGTNMETIGLYILGGFLFQLILEQFSQGVEHGHVHIDRSKIAPFPIAVLISLCLHGFLEGMPLVAKQQTQLVFGIAIHHIPAAFALGSLLLAAKVSRSTLLACIGLFAIMTPLGFLFSKAVSEHAIGNIAQHFDKMMAIVIGIFLHVSTTILFESGSPDHHTFNRKKMLAVLVGILLSLTTLLFGGHDHHHHDDGPSGKENKQEKQAEHLHTDEHIHQHDQQHSEEHEHQH; encoded by the coding sequence ATGAATCCCTACCTTATCATCCTGACACTATTTAGTGCAGCATTTCTAAGCGGCCTGGCGGTCTTATTTGTAAAAAAAGACAGCTCAACTTTTCTTAAACTCGTACTGTCTTTTAGTGGTGCCTATCTTTTCGGATTGACAATTCTGCATTTAATCCCCCATGTTTACCAGCACGCCGGAACGAATATGGAAACTATTGGTCTATATATTCTGGGAGGCTTTCTTTTTCAACTTATTTTAGAACAATTTTCTCAGGGTGTAGAACACGGGCATGTGCATATCGACAGATCCAAGATCGCTCCTTTTCCGATTGCTGTGCTGATCTCGCTGTGTTTACACGGTTTTTTGGAAGGCATGCCACTGGTTGCTAAACAACAAACCCAGCTGGTTTTCGGCATAGCAATTCACCATATTCCAGCCGCCTTTGCACTGGGATCACTGTTATTAGCGGCAAAGGTTTCGCGATCTACGCTACTTGCCTGTATCGGGCTTTTTGCCATCATGACACCACTGGGTTTTCTGTTCAGCAAAGCCGTCAGTGAGCATGCTATCGGCAATATTGCACAACATTTTGATAAAATGATGGCCATCGTGATTGGTATTTTCCTACACGTGTCTACCACGATACTGTTTGAGTCAGGTTCGCCAGATCATCACACCTTTAACCGGAAGAAAATGCTGGCGGTATTGGTCGGTATTTTACTTTCGCTAACGACATTACTTTTTGGAGGCCATGATCACCATCATCATGACGATGGCCCTAGCGGCAAGGAAAACAAACAGGAAAAGCAAGCGGAGCATTTGCATACTGATGAACACATCCATCAGCACGATCAGCAGCACAGCGAAGAGCACGAGCATCAGCACTAA
- a CDS encoding Fur family transcriptional regulator: MSEGKEKVELLLQHSGLRRTQQRIDILSLLMERQKPMTITDLWKQLHKRIDRVTVYRTLNKLISGEVVCRLLDQHGTTFYKLADEPPLYRAHLFCSACKRSIPIDSFVISSNYLEALDQYEIHEVDISIQGKCESCKKRSAHASGQN; encoded by the coding sequence ATGTCTGAAGGTAAAGAAAAAGTCGAGCTGCTTTTGCAGCACAGCGGATTAAGACGGACACAGCAGCGTATAGACATTTTGTCTTTATTAATGGAACGGCAAAAGCCCATGACGATAACAGATTTGTGGAAGCAGCTTCACAAACGCATAGATCGGGTAACGGTATACCGCACATTAAATAAATTAATCAGCGGAGAGGTGGTGTGCCGACTGCTTGATCAGCACGGAACGACTTTTTACAAACTGGCAGATGAGCCCCCCTTATACCGCGCTCATCTTTTTTGTAGCGCATGCAAGCGAAGTATACCGATAGACTCGTTTGTTATATCCAGTAATTATCTGGAAGCCCTGGATCAATATGAGATTCATGAAGTCGATATTAGCATCCAAGGCAAGTGCGAAAGTTGCAAGAAGCGAAGTGCCCATGCTTCTGGTCAAAACTAA
- a CDS encoding nitroreductase family protein, translated as MEFLKLANRRYATKVYSSQKVVSAETMEELKEILRLSPSSINSQPWHFTFVTNPQVKEDLAAHSYMNGDSIKKVSVLVVFSVTKDIEKFEQENIDVLPASWKDFYVTMVKAHGDGAVRSWMENQVYLSLGYFLSACMALGLDATPMEGIDRHAYADILPLDGQDVLFAVAVGYADPSDAFHPDNMAKSRFAATRIITHI; from the coding sequence ATGGAATTTTTAAAATTAGCAAATCGCAGATATGCGACAAAAGTGTACAGCAGCCAAAAAGTGGTCAGTGCAGAGACAATGGAGGAGTTAAAGGAAATTCTTCGACTGAGCCCATCGTCCATAAACAGTCAGCCCTGGCATTTTACGTTCGTGACCAATCCGCAAGTTAAGGAAGATTTAGCTGCTCATTCCTATATGAATGGCGATTCGATTAAAAAGGTTAGTGTACTGGTCGTGTTTAGCGTAACAAAAGATATCGAAAAGTTTGAACAGGAAAATATCGATGTCTTGCCAGCATCCTGGAAAGATTTTTATGTCACGATGGTAAAAGCGCATGGTGACGGTGCCGTTCGATCGTGGATGGAAAACCAGGTGTATCTATCACTCGGTTATTTTCTTAGTGCATGCATGGCTTTGGGACTCGATGCGACGCCGATGGAAGGAATCGATCGTCATGCTTACGCTGATATTTTGCCGCTCGATGGTCAAGACGTGCTGTTTGCCGTTGCTGTAGGCTACGCAGACCCGAGCGACGCGTTCCACCCAGATAACATGGCGAAGTCCAGATTTGCTGCAACGCGGATAATAACGCATATTTAA
- a CDS encoding winged helix-turn-helix transcriptional regulator, whose protein sequence is MRYIGGKWKAVILMHLFEKKRYNELRKECRSITERTLSLQLKEMEADGLILRTVHTDKAPLKVDYELTDFGKTLIPLLNSLAEWGRKTAEVDKRVQATSTVKSSTT, encoded by the coding sequence ATGAGGTATATAGGTGGAAAATGGAAAGCAGTAATACTGATGCACTTATTTGAAAAAAAACGCTATAATGAGCTTCGGAAGGAATGTAGATCGATTACTGAACGAACATTAAGCCTGCAATTAAAGGAGATGGAAGCGGACGGATTAATCTTACGAACAGTGCATACCGACAAAGCGCCATTGAAAGTTGATTACGAATTAACAGATTTTGGCAAAACCTTAATACCCTTGTTAAATTCGTTGGCGGAATGGGGACGAAAAACTGCGGAAGTAGACAAACGGGTTCAAGCAACGTCAACCGTTAAGTCCTCGACAACGTAG
- a CDS encoding DUF4394 domain-containing protein, protein MNVKQKLTHFMVALAAVAIASSCSDDDDMGGNTQGPDLMAYGLTANNELVAFNANRPGSFESSTAIQGLGSGEKLMSIDFRPATGELYALSSASKLYRINTSSAQARVVGSASFSPLIEGTFASIDFNPTVDRIRLVSNTGQNLRLHPETGALAAEDGDISFSSAVSISGVAYTNSVAGASSTTLYDIDATSGKLFKQDPPNEGKLVEVGSLGISVTGQVAFDISPDNKSALIAAHSQNEHALYIVNLGNGQASKIGNLSSQLIDLAIPTDPVAYAVDASNNLHIMNPTKDGSVSKTIEGLSAGETVLGIDFRPATGELYALGSSSRLYKINLSSGAAARVGTLPMVPLLAGSSFGFDFNPAVDLIRVVSNSGQNLRVNPTTGAVAGIDGALNPGSPAVSAAAYTNNVAGTSSTTLLVLDHSTSKIYTQAPPNNGTLVEVGALGVTLTASNGFDIGSHSGTAYLIGTAGTSTKLYQVNTTTGAATAMRDIAVGVTGFSVGLGF, encoded by the coding sequence ATGAATGTAAAACAAAAACTAACACACTTTATGGTGGCGCTGGCTGCTGTGGCTATCGCATCTTCCTGCTCCGACGACGACGATATGGGCGGTAACACGCAAGGGCCTGATCTTATGGCCTACGGCTTGACGGCAAACAACGAGTTGGTTGCTTTTAACGCTAATCGTCCGGGCAGCTTTGAAAGCAGCACGGCCATTCAGGGCTTAGGATCAGGCGAAAAACTCATGAGCATCGATTTCCGCCCGGCTACAGGCGAATTGTATGCACTATCCAGCGCCAGCAAACTATACCGCATCAACACCAGTTCAGCACAAGCGCGCGTGGTGGGTTCGGCAAGCTTCTCGCCTCTTATCGAAGGAACTTTTGCTTCCATTGATTTCAACCCGACGGTAGACCGCATCCGCCTGGTATCCAACACGGGGCAAAACCTGCGTCTACATCCTGAAACAGGGGCATTAGCGGCTGAAGATGGCGACATCAGCTTTAGCAGTGCGGTGAGCATCAGCGGTGTTGCGTACACGAACAGTGTTGCAGGCGCATCATCCACTACACTATATGATATCGACGCTACTTCAGGCAAACTCTTCAAGCAGGATCCGCCAAATGAGGGCAAGCTTGTGGAAGTGGGCAGTCTAGGAATCTCCGTCACTGGGCAAGTCGCTTTTGATATCAGCCCTGACAATAAGTCGGCACTTATTGCCGCACACAGCCAAAACGAGCATGCACTTTATATCGTCAACCTGGGAAATGGTCAAGCTAGCAAAATTGGCAACTTATCTTCCCAATTGATCGATTTGGCCATCCCGACAGATCCTGTTGCCTATGCAGTAGATGCGAGCAACAACCTGCATATTATGAATCCAACGAAAGATGGTTCTGTTAGCAAAACGATCGAAGGTTTGTCGGCAGGCGAAACGGTATTGGGTATTGATTTTCGCCCAGCTACCGGAGAACTTTATGCTTTAGGAAGCAGCAGCCGTTTATATAAGATCAATCTAAGTTCAGGTGCAGCCGCTCGTGTCGGCACTTTACCAATGGTTCCTCTATTAGCGGGCAGCAGCTTTGGTTTCGACTTTAATCCGGCTGTAGATTTGATCCGTGTGGTGAGCAACAGCGGGCAAAATTTGCGTGTCAACCCGACCACGGGAGCCGTAGCCGGCATTGATGGTGCACTGAACCCAGGCAGTCCTGCTGTTAGTGCAGCAGCCTACACGAATAATGTTGCGGGTACTAGCAGCACGACCTTGTTGGTCTTAGATCATTCGACCAGCAAAATCTATACGCAAGCGCCGCCTAACAACGGTACGTTGGTGGAAGTTGGTGCACTTGGTGTCACGCTAACCGCATCCAACGGTTTTGATATCGGCAGCCACAGTGGAACGGCCTACCTTATCGGTACTGCCGGCACCAGCACCAAACTTTACCAGGTCAATACGACTACAGGTGCCGCTACGGCCATGCGTGATATCGCAGTTGGCGTAACGGGCTTTAGCGTCGGCTTAGGTTTTTAA